One Oceanicoccus sagamiensis genomic region harbors:
- a CDS encoding helix-turn-helix domain-containing protein produces the protein MEQKPFMIKHRHEETLAEASIIKPNYPHHINCYGAWHALLLINPESEPAKMIDQCYLHNTDIYHTATTSTQCLKQSLAMFINTKHSASDAEQLITTLIAHFTGETSAAKAIEPRIQTVIDSINGPDGSLRPIKCFAEQVNLSPSRLSHLFSREMGLPLKQYLLWQKLYHAGFRIAKGELILEAAAAAGFSDAAHFTREFAKVFGLPPSKILKATESMHLISDSIFTR, from the coding sequence ATGGAACAAAAACCTTTTATGATCAAGCACCGTCACGAGGAAACTCTGGCAGAGGCTAGTATTATCAAGCCCAATTATCCGCATCATATCAATTGTTATGGTGCCTGGCATGCGCTACTACTGATCAACCCCGAATCTGAACCCGCCAAAATGATTGATCAGTGTTATTTACATAACACAGATATTTACCATACGGCTACAACCTCCACCCAGTGTTTAAAGCAATCGCTAGCGATGTTTATCAATACTAAACACAGCGCCAGTGACGCAGAGCAACTTATCACCACCTTAATAGCCCACTTCACTGGCGAAACCTCTGCAGCAAAGGCCATTGAGCCTCGTATCCAAACCGTTATCGATAGCATTAATGGTCCGGATGGCAGCCTGCGGCCTATTAAATGTTTTGCTGAACAGGTGAATTTATCACCTAGCAGATTGTCACACTTATTTAGCCGGGAAATGGGGCTGCCTCTAAAACAGTATTTACTGTGGCAGAAGCTTTATCATGCTGGTTTTAGGATTGCTAAAGGCGAGTTAATTCTCGAGGCTGCGGCAGCGGCTGGCTTCTCAGATGCAGCGCATTTTACCCGAGAGTTTGCTAAAGTCTTTGGCCTACCCCCATCAAAAATATTAAAAGCAACAGAATCAATGCATCTGATTTCTGATAGTATTTTTACTCGTTAA
- a CDS encoding DUF6316 family protein: protein MEYRQGEKSAQHYRAERYFCISGEWFFSTREDLQVGPFQNKDEAEMELMLYLRHVNEGGIYMSQYQEGTSLR from the coding sequence ATGGAGTATCGTCAAGGCGAGAAGTCAGCACAGCATTACCGAGCGGAGCGTTATTTTTGTATTAGTGGCGAGTGGTTTTTTTCCACCCGTGAAGATTTACAAGTCGGCCCGTTTCAAAATAAAGACGAAGCAGAAATGGAGCTGATGTTGTATCTGCGCCATGTCAACGAGGGCGGTATTTATATGAGCCAGTATCAGGAGGGCACATCACTCAGGTGA
- a CDS encoding glutathione S-transferase family protein, whose product MKLYTFEIAPNPRRLKLFMQYKGIAIETETINIGEKEQFAESYKAINPSCTVPTLVLDDGSTLIDVISACLYLESVYPDKPLLGSSPLEQAQIVGWDHKIFVEGLTAVAEMLRNRGEFFQGRGLPGGAEVEQIPALIERGQKRLQAFFQVLEANLAERDYLVGDGISLADIDAFVLCDFAGWVKESIPEDCTQLQSWYQRVGKELGE is encoded by the coding sequence ATGAAACTCTATACCTTTGAAATAGCCCCCAATCCCAGGCGTCTGAAATTATTTATGCAATATAAGGGTATTGCTATTGAAACCGAGACCATCAATATCGGTGAGAAAGAACAGTTTGCCGAATCTTATAAAGCTATAAACCCCAGCTGTACTGTACCGACATTGGTACTGGATGATGGCAGCACCTTAATTGATGTGATTAGTGCCTGTCTCTATCTGGAGAGTGTTTATCCCGACAAACCTTTGCTGGGTTCAAGCCCTTTAGAGCAGGCGCAAATTGTTGGCTGGGATCATAAGATTTTTGTGGAAGGTTTAACGGCGGTGGCAGAGATGTTGCGTAACCGCGGCGAGTTTTTCCAGGGCCGAGGTCTACCCGGCGGAGCAGAGGTTGAACAGATTCCTGCGTTGATAGAGCGCGGCCAAAAACGTTTGCAGGCTTTCTTTCAGGTATTGGAAGCCAATCTGGCTGAGCGTGATTACTTAGTGGGCGATGGGATTAGTCTGGCGGATATTGATGCTTTTGTGCTCTGTGATTTTGCGGGCTGGGTAAAAGAATCTATTCCTGAAGATTGCACTCAGTTACAAAGCTGGTATCAGCGGGTAGGGAAGGAGTTAGGGGAGTAA
- a CDS encoding quinone oxidoreductase family protein: protein MKAERLQFPEYGNPSDVLSWNEHELPEPGAGQAIVKITAVGMNRSELNYTMGKYVPAREFPSCVGQEAVGEIVALGAPASDGPQPIAGTKLEVGSRVAILPGRVDMCGMGTYRTAGLYDQAALAPIPDGFSDEEGAAYWMGILTMGGCLELAGLNPENSAGKRVLITAASSSMGIIALKLAKAWGAETIATTRSQDKADELKAIADHVVVCGDSDALIAGVNATGDKGIDVALDPVGEAFYSGLIAVAANGANIVSYEMMTGPAPTISLPTVMIKDLSLKGFTIFRCYAKPGLLDTLIEQGMKYSEQVRPIVSQTFPLKEAAAALDTLATSNHIGKLVLKP, encoded by the coding sequence ATGAAGGCAGAACGCTTACAGTTCCCCGAATATGGCAACCCCAGTGATGTACTGAGCTGGAATGAACACGAACTCCCCGAACCCGGTGCAGGTCAGGCGATTGTTAAAATCACTGCCGTGGGTATGAACCGTTCAGAACTTAACTACACTATGGGCAAATATGTTCCCGCCCGCGAATTCCCTAGCTGTGTAGGCCAGGAAGCTGTTGGTGAGATTGTTGCTCTTGGCGCCCCCGCCAGCGACGGCCCACAGCCTATTGCCGGTACCAAGCTGGAAGTCGGTTCCCGTGTTGCCATTTTACCTGGCCGTGTTGATATGTGCGGTATGGGTACCTATAGAACAGCCGGTCTATACGATCAGGCAGCACTGGCGCCAATCCCTGATGGCTTTAGTGATGAAGAAGGCGCAGCTTACTGGATGGGTATCCTGACCATGGGTGGCTGTTTGGAACTGGCCGGCCTTAACCCTGAAAACTCAGCGGGCAAGCGGGTACTGATTACAGCCGCTTCCAGCAGCATGGGTATTATCGCCCTGAAACTGGCTAAAGCCTGGGGCGCAGAAACTATCGCCACTACTCGTAGCCAGGATAAAGCTGATGAGCTAAAAGCCATTGCTGACCATGTTGTGGTTTGCGGTGATAGCGACGCCCTGATAGCGGGCGTTAACGCCACCGGCGACAAAGGTATTGATGTAGCCCTTGACCCTGTGGGCGAGGCCTTCTACTCAGGCCTGATTGCTGTTGCTGCCAACGGTGCCAATATTGTTAGCTATGAAATGATGACCGGCCCTGCCCCCACCATTTCACTACCTACAGTCATGATTAAAGACTTATCCTTAAAAGGCTTTACCATTTTCCGCTGTTACGCCAAGCCCGGCCTGTTAGACACATTGATTGAGCAAGGTATGAAGTACAGCGAACAGGTTCGCCCGATTGTGTCACAAACCTTCCCGCTAAAAGAAGCAGCGGCAGCGTTGGATACACTGGCCACTTCTAACCATATTGGTAAGCTGGTGTTAAAGCCTTAA
- a CDS encoding rhodanese-like domain-containing protein, with product MTTDGVLGRLNIELFNQLIKQHVVSTISEQFESEQEEIRIIDVRHPVEYQQGHIHGSDNIPISFLRQKMTDFKQSLMYVVTPANDRRAELATYIMRQAGFKAYHLSDVPS from the coding sequence ATGACAACAGACGGGGTATTGGGCAGGTTGAATATTGAGTTGTTTAACCAGTTAATTAAACAACATGTGGTCAGTACCATCAGCGAACAGTTTGAGTCCGAGCAGGAAGAGATACGAATTATTGATGTGCGCCATCCGGTGGAATACCAGCAGGGTCATATCCATGGTAGTGACAATATTCCCATCAGTTTTTTACGCCAGAAAATGACCGATTTTAAGCAATCACTGATGTATGTTGTCACCCCCGCCAATGACCGTCGCGCCGAGCTGGCAACGTATATTATGCGCCAGGCCGGTTTTAAGGCCTATCACCTGAGTGATGTGCCCTCCTGA
- a CDS encoding SDR family oxidoreductase, producing MSNMQGKTVLITGANSGIGLATAAELAKQGATVVITSRDISKGQQAVARIKQDSGVDVDMLQLDLASFASIKQCAAAFIEKYPQLHVLINNAGLSLSERQETEDGYEYVLQVNHIGPFLLTRLLEQRLKASAPSRIVNLSSAGHFGARKGMTWDDLQRTKKFGGMAYCEAKLGTIYFSKELARRYKDDHITSFAVNPKFVSTGFGKDGDVSGMQKFFFWVGNLWMLKPEEGALTSIWAASEDEALQYNGCYVQDCAEKAPQPIAEDAEAAAKFWDLSEEWIAKAL from the coding sequence ATGTCCAATATGCAGGGAAAAACCGTTTTAATCACTGGCGCGAATAGCGGCATTGGCTTAGCGACCGCAGCCGAGCTGGCGAAACAGGGCGCTACCGTGGTCATTACCTCCAGAGACATCAGCAAGGGCCAGCAAGCCGTTGCCCGGATCAAGCAAGACAGCGGCGTAGACGTTGATATGCTGCAACTGGACCTGGCTTCTTTTGCCTCGATTAAGCAATGTGCAGCGGCCTTTATTGAAAAATACCCGCAGCTACATGTACTGATCAACAATGCCGGTCTTAGTCTTTCTGAGCGACAGGAAACCGAAGATGGTTACGAGTATGTCTTGCAGGTTAATCATATTGGGCCGTTTTTATTAACCCGCCTGCTGGAACAGCGCTTAAAAGCCTCTGCCCCATCACGCATTGTAAACCTGAGCTCCGCTGGCCACTTTGGCGCCCGTAAAGGGATGACATGGGATGACCTGCAACGCACTAAAAAGTTTGGCGGCATGGCCTATTGTGAAGCCAAGCTGGGCACCATTTATTTCAGTAAAGAACTGGCACGGCGCTATAAAGACGATCACATTACGTCCTTTGCCGTTAACCCCAAATTTGTCAGTACTGGCTTTGGTAAAGACGGTGATGTGAGTGGTATGCAGAAGTTTTTCTTCTGGGTAGGTAATTTATGGATGCTAAAACCTGAAGAAGGTGCACTCACCAGTATTTGGGCGGCCAGTGAAGATGAGGCGCTGCAATACAATGGTTGCTATGTGCAGGACTGTGCGGAAAAAGCACCGCAACCTATTGCGGAAGATGCCGAAGCTGCTGCCAAATTTTGGGATTTAAGCGAAGAGTGGATCGCCAAAGCATTGTAG